GGGAATATGGTGTAATTTTCTTTTTGGGTAGTAGGATTCAAAATTTGAAATGAGATATTCGTTTGTTCACTAGTAGTATGACCCGGAACGTTTTCATCCAGACATGTAATCAACAATCTTTGAACACATACAGGAGCAGTTGCCTAATGATCAGATGCGAGTTGATAAATTATTCCAAAAAGCTGTGGAATCTGGAATCGACATACAGGTAACTGACGATTAACGGTATATTTCTTTTATCTTACTCGAGTAATATGTTTGTGTGTAAAGCCAATGGTTTCTGATTAGGACTAATCCATTATCCTGCATCTCCTTTTCATCGATATCAACATTGCACAAGTCTTGTTCGCTTTTGTTTTAACCATGGAGAAGAAATTCATAGTTGAAAATATGAGTTCTTTTTATCGGACTTTTTCCTTCGTCATGATAATTAGACCTTAATGTAGCCACTTAAGATAGGTTGATGCACTCTTTCTATATTACAGTGCAGATCGATAAGCAGTGAAGAGCTTTCAGTCCTTATATTGTCAGGGAACTATGTAGCTATTGCATTGGTGGACCAGGATAAACTGAGGTAATAGACTTCCTTTTAAGTACCATTCTGCTTTCCTTCTGAGTGGTATAATAATGTCGGTGTTCCATTTTGTTTCTTTATTAGTCGGTCTTGGATGGATGATGTTTGTGTCTCAGGCTTGTGTAGTGGAAACTCAGGCTATACAGGTTAGATAATTATACTTTTGCGCTCTCATAAgaggtttaatttcctgttttgcAACTATTGAATTTCTTGAGTTATTTAAATCATTTATCTCTTCTTAGGTCACTATGTTGTAATTTGCGGATATGACATGGAGAAAGATGAGTTTGAGATAAGAGATCCAGCCAGTTCTAGGTATACTGTTTATTTATGTACATCAGTGTTACTAATATTCTAATAACTACCAAAATTTTCTTGCACTAGTTAAAACTACGTAACCGACTGATCCCTGGGTCAAATCTTTGCAGGAACTGTGACAGAGTATCGATGGAGTGTTTAGAAGAAGCTCGAAAATCATATGGTACTGATGAAGATCTTCTCCTGGTAAAATTCCAAAATTACCTTACAAAATCATTTTAAAGTGATGTTGAACTCTCTAACAACCAATGGCACAACTAACTCGAAAAGGGTTTCATTTGTGGAACGCAGATTTCATTGGAGAAGAGAGAGGTTGGACAAAAGTTCTCTCTGTAATACTGTGCATATATACCATGTACCATTTGTGAAATGAAAATACATAAATTATACCACAATCATGTTTCTTCCTGGGAGTAATTCTGGGTTGTTAGTCTTAACAGTTGCTAAACTGTACCGGTAAACTATAGTTCAACATTTGGCAACATGAATACACAGTCTCTGATCGATCCCTAAAGTCATACTCATTCTTTGTGCATACACTCATCACTGTTTCCCAATGTAATTGGGCTTTCATTTGTTAGGTGTTTTCCACTCTATGTAGTATGTTCCGAGTTTTGATTCCTAGGCCCGCTAATTAATATTTCTAATTTCCTAAGCAAGGGTTGTGGATCCATCTCATTTAAAACGAATTAGTGGAGCTTTGAAGGAGTTGAAGTCCCACCATTGGCAGCAGTAGAAATAGTCTGTATATTTTTGTCTCTGTTAAAtctactaaaaacaaaaaaataatcctaAAATCGTATTATTGTTTAAGAGGAAATTAGGAGAAGACAGAAAGCAGAGGAAACGACAAGACAGATCGTATTGATAAATACAATAGTC
This portion of the Papaver somniferum cultivar HN1 chromosome 11, ASM357369v1, whole genome shotgun sequence genome encodes:
- the LOC113320789 gene encoding protein GUCD1-like, whose product is MWPLHILINKFLKTEDGKDSIEGKETCCSLVRTYPFKQPVENQDVILPRSHFVDVPHVGQLCSWDCGLACIVMVLRTIGIDQCNIQALTELCTTTSVWTVDLAYLLQKYSVSFSFFTVTVGANPDYSVETFYKEQLPNDQMRVDKLFQKAVESGIDIQCRSISSEELSVLILSGNYVAIALVDQDKLSRSWMDDVCVSGLCSGNSGYTGHYVVICGYDMEKDEFEIRDPASSRNCDRVSMECLEEARKSYGTDEDLLLISLEKREVGQKFSL